The window GCTTTTCAAGGTTCCATTTACTAAAGTGGGGACCAATTTTGAAGGATCTTCCCAGCTGCTTTTAGCAAATATTCCAGCTTTTGAAAGATCGGTAATATTATCATATAAAAAAGCAATGCCATTCTGATCAGCCGCAAGTAAATCTACTTGTGACATAAGCTTTTGCGCTTTATCCGCTTTGGTTAAAGAAGTAGCAGAAATAAGCTCCTTAAAAAGCTCGTTGAACCTCTGATGGCTTTGTTCAATACTTAAAGTATTTGACATGTATTCGTTTATTTTTAAATAAAAAGAAAGGTGAAATAACACCTTTCTTTAATAAAGGATGAATCTTTAATAGTTTAAGCCTAACCGAATTAATGATAAAAATCTACATCTTCATAATGTAATAATAGTTCGGTCATTCTATCAGGATCTTCACCTTTGAAATTTACTGTACCAAAATGATTCCCAAAACCATTTCGATCGTTTATTTTTTGAGTTGTCATTGGAGGTACTAAATTATGATCTAAGAAATACGGTTCCTCTTTCAATTCTTCCGGTATTTCCAATTTCGAAATTTGATTTTTATGAGGATAAATCATCACATTTCCATAGAAATTTTTCGGCCTTGCATCTGGTGCAGGTAAAATCTCATGTAGCTCTTCCTCGGATAAATTAGGATCATGACATAACACAAAAGCTGCTAATGCATCAAAGTCATAAGCTTTTCCTGCTAATTCTAATATATGGCCTCCAGGGATTCTACAAGCCACCTCTCCAAAACTAAGGGTATCATCTTCCGTCAAGAACCATTCAGGGTGAATCATACCATATTCTATTCCAAAAATATCTACTAGTTTTTGCATCTCCTGCATGATTCGATCACGCTTTGTATGCAGATAATTTCCTTCAGGAATAAAATTTGAATACCCTAATTTCACATATTCAGTAATATTTAGAAATCTAATTTTACCCTTATGGACAAAAGCCTCACATGAAAACTCTCTGCCGGGTAAATGTGATTCTGCAAGGCATGGGAAATCATCGTCCTCACATTTATCTTCAATATCCTGCATGCTCCTTAACAAACGGTGACCAACAGTACCAGCAGAAGCAAAAGGTTTAATATGAACCCAGCTATCTTCCTCTCCATCGATTTGAAGGTTAGCCTGATTCAACCTTTTCATAAAGTCTTTTACCCCTTCTTTATTATAAACCTCTTCAAATAAGCCTACCCTAAGACCGCCAATTAATGCCTTACGTTTCATCATAGCCTTATTTCTGAATAGAAAAGCTCTATTTAATACTCTTGGATCATCTCTAAAAATAGAATTTAAAGCACCTGCCCATTCAACTGTCTCTTCAAAAAGAGGAACAGCAACATCTACATCATAGGGTTTTAATTTTTCTAATAAATCTAAGGAGTTTGAGGTATCACTCCACTCATCTAATTGATAAGGGACAAAGGGTATATTATTTTCTTTGGCATAATCTTCAAAATCTGGAAATGATACCACTACATAAGGTTTATTGAGTTTTTGCATACTCTCGATTACGGGTAAACTCCAACCCATTAGTGCAAAACATTTAGCCATTTTCTTCTTATTTTAGTTTGATTTTTCTTTCCCTTATGTTAACAAAATAGCGAAGAAAAACAAGCTGTATTGCACTTTATTCAGGATTAATAAGAATCCTACAAGATTATAACGTTATATGTCAAAACTTAAACATCTGATTTCTATTTTATAATCAGTTTGGCTATTCATCTTTATTAAATAGCTTTTTTATCCTTTTAAATAACCCATCCTTTTTCTTTCCTGCTTCATCAAACTTTTCAGTTTTTTCTTTATCCGGATTATTAAAAAGTTTCTTGATAAAACCGTCCTCCTTAATAGGTTGGCAATCCATTTTTCTTTTGGCTTTATCACTAAGTTCATCAAATCGACTTCTAGTATATTTATTTAATGCTTTATCCTGATTGAGTTTTTCAAGCCAAAGACCAAAAATAGGTAAAGCCGAATTTGCACCTTGCCCTATGGCTGTACTTTTAAAACCAATATTTCCATTATC is drawn from Marivirga arenosa and contains these coding sequences:
- a CDS encoding ATP-grasp domain-containing protein, which codes for MAKCFALMGWSLPVIESMQKLNKPYVVVSFPDFEDYAKENNIPFVPYQLDEWSDTSNSLDLLEKLKPYDVDVAVPLFEETVEWAGALNSIFRDDPRVLNRAFLFRNKAMMKRKALIGGLRVGLFEEVYNKEGVKDFMKRLNQANLQIDGEEDSWVHIKPFASAGTVGHRLLRSMQDIEDKCEDDDFPCLAESHLPGREFSCEAFVHKGKIRFLNITEYVKLGYSNFIPEGNYLHTKRDRIMQEMQKLVDIFGIEYGMIHPEWFLTEDDTLSFGEVACRIPGGHILELAGKAYDFDALAAFVLCHDPNLSEEELHEILPAPDARPKNFYGNVMIYPHKNQISKLEIPEELKEEPYFLDHNLVPPMTTQKINDRNGFGNHFGTVNFKGEDPDRMTELLLHYEDVDFYH